Proteins co-encoded in one Callospermophilus lateralis isolate mCalLat2 chromosome 2, mCalLat2.hap1, whole genome shotgun sequence genomic window:
- the LOC143392060 gene encoding cytochrome c oxidase subunit 8B, mitochondrial-like, with product MLRLPPITQLLQAPLRCWAVPKAHISAKPARTPTSPMEQAVGISTMFVSFLVPAGWVLSHLESYKKSSVA from the exons ATGCTGAGGTTGCCCCCTATCACCCAGCTGCTCCAAGCCCCCCTCAGATGCTGGGCAGTTCCCAAGGCCCACATCTCTGCCAAGCCGGCCAGAACACCTACCTCTCCTATG GAGCAGGCTGTGGGGATCTCGACCATGTTTGTGAGCTTCCTGGTTCCAGCAGGCTGGGTTTTATCCCATCTGGAGAGTTACAAGAAGAGCTCTGTAGCATGA
- the Psmd13 gene encoding 26S proteasome non-ATPase regulatory subunit 13 — protein sequence MKDVPGFLQQSQSSGPGQAAVWHRLEELYTKKLWHQLTLQVLDFVQDPCFAQGDGLIKLYENFISEFEHRVNPLSLVEIILHVVRQMTDPNVALTFLEKTREKVKSSDEAVILCKTAIGALKLNIGDLQVTKETIEDVEEMLNNLPGVTSVHSRFYDLSSKYYQTIGNHASYYKDALRFLGCVDIKDLPVSEQQERAFTLGLAGLLGEGVFNFGELLMHPVLESLRSTDRQWLIDTLYAFNSGDVDRFQTLKTAWGQQPDLAANEAQLLRKIQLLCLMEMTFTRPANHRQLTFEEIAKNAKITVNEVELLVMKALSVGLVRGSIDEVDKRVHMTWVQPRVLDLQQIKGMKDRLEFWCTDVKSMEMLVEHQAHDILT from the exons GTTATGGCATCAGCTGACACTTCAGGTGCTTGATTTTGTGCAGGATCCATGCTTTGCCCAAGGAGATGGTCTCATTAAA CTTTATGAAAACTTCATCAGTGAATTTGAACACAG ggtGAACCCTTTGTCCCTGGtagaaataattcttcatgtggtGAGACAAATGACTG ATCCTAATGTGGCTCTTACATTTCTGGAAAAGACTCGTGAGAAG GTGAAAAGCAGCGATGAGGCAGTGATCCTGTGTAAAACAGCAATCGGAGCTTTGAAGTTAAACATTGGGGACCTGCAGGTCACCAAG GAAACAATTGAAGATGTTGAAGAAATGCTCAACAACCTGCCTGGTGTGACATCAGTTCACAGTCGTTTCTATGATCTCTCAAGTAAATACTATCAAACAATCGGAAACCATGCATCCTACTACAAAGATGCCCTGCGGTTTCTGGGCTGTGTCGATATCAAGGATCTGCCAG TGTCTGAGCAGCAGGAGAGAGCCTTCACACTGGGACTTGCAGGACTTCTTGGAGAGGGGGTTTTTAACTTTGGAGAGCTC CTCATGCACCCTGTGCTGGAGTCCCTGCGGAGCACAGACCGGCAGTGGCTGATTGACACTCTCTATGCCTTTAACAGTGGTGATGTAGACAGGTTCCAGACTCTGAAGACTGCCTGGGGCCAGCAG CCTGACTTAGCAGCCAATGAGGCTCAGCTTCTGAGGAAGATCCAGCTCTTGTGCCTGATGGAG atgactTTCACACGACCTGCTAACCACAGACAGCTCACTTTTGAAGAAATTGCCAAAAATGCTAAAATCACAGTGAACGAG GTGGAGCTGCTGGTGATGAAGGCACTCTCGGTGGGGCTGGTGAGGGGCAGCATAGACGAGGTGGACAAGCGAGTGCACATGACCTGGGTGCAGCCCCGCGTGCTGGATTTGCAGCAG ATCAAGGGAATGAAGGACCGCCTGGAATTCTGGTGCACAGATGTGAAGAGCATGGAGATGCTAGTGGAGCACCAGGCCCATGACATCCTCACCTAG